The Proteiniborus ethanoligenes genomic interval ACATCAACACTTTGGTTTATATTACCAACAAAAACCATAGATGCTGAAGCTGCTTTTTCTTCTCTTCCTCTTGCAAAGGAACCAGAAGCCATGTAATCCTTCATTATCTGAACTCCATCCCTATCATTAAATGAAATTCCTGCAACTTCATCAAAAGCCACTACATCCCATAGTCCTACAAGTCCTACTTTCTTGCTGGCCATATTATAAAATAGATTTGCAACAGTAGTTTGTCCACCAGAGACTAATATAGAGTTTGGAGATATCTCTTTGTATATATGTGATTTACCTGTACCTCTTGGTCCTAGCTCACAAAGATTATAATTGTTTTCCACTAAAGGAATCATTCTAGCTAATAAATGCCATTTAACATTGTCCTCTAATTGGGTAGGTTCCATACCAATTGACCTTAATAAAACATCTATCCATTCATCCTTAGTAAAGTATTTTCTTCCTTCTATTATTTCCTCCATATCTAAGTTAGGCATTTGAATAGGTGTTAAATTTCCAATATTAAAAGGACTTACATCTCTAATTTCTTCATCATAATAATAATTCATCTTTAATATGCACCAGATACCACCTGCTAATAGTTTTTCATATTCTTTTACATAGTGAGATGCTATTTGCACTCCTCTTAAACCTAAATTAGAAAATTCTGCTTCATAAATATCTTTCTTTTCGTTGAGTTTTACTGTTATTTTATCAATAACTGTATATTGTCCTAGTTCTCTGATCTTTGACTTTACCTTTTCTGCTTCATCAGGACGAACAAAATTATCAGTAAGAATATTTTTTACCCGTTCTACTCCTTCATTTATGCTATCCTCATCATCTGTAGCACAATACATTCCTAGAAGGTATTCTAATACATATACAGGTACATTAGCACCTTCTTTAATTTTTTTAGTTAAGTCCTTTCTCACTACTCTGCCAGCAAAATGTTTATTTAATTTTTCATTTAAGCTTATTTCCTTATCTATGATTTCCACGTAGCTCACCTACCTACTATTAAAATCCAAAGTCATTTACAATTGCTAAATCAATCATAAATGGTACTTTGTCGTAGACCTTTTCTACTGTTTCATCCTCATCTTCCATAACTAAATAGTATTTTTTACCCTTATCATAAGCTTGATCCTTTAATGTAAATTTCTCTCTAAATGAACGTTCTTCAGGTTTGGATGACCTACTATCAGCAATAATAATATTTTCATTAGAAATTCTGTTGTCTTCCTCATCTACAAAGTAAAGTTTCAACCTAATAGGAGTTTTCTTTTCTTCTACCTTTTCGGTTTGGAAGAATTCTAGGTAGGTAATCCTATTTGTAATCTTTCTCGATATATTAGTAAGCTTTACTTCTACTTTAGATGATTTGAATTCATCTTTTCTGATATTTTTAAATTTAATTACAGGAATGATTATTTCCTGAAGAGCACCGCCACCATGGACATAATTATCACCAGCACCTTGTACTTTAAATCTAGTAACACCTTTTGGAATAATTGCATTTATTTTTCTTTCTTCTCCAAGTAAATAGTTCATAGGTATAGTTAGCAGTCCCTGCTCTTCAATCTTGTCTTCAGAAAGAATAAATCTTCTTCCCTCATCTATCGCCTTCACATCTGCTTTACCTATCTTATTATACTCTTGTAATGATGACCTTCTGTAGATAAATCCATGATCCGCTGTAATAAAAATATTTGTAGCACTTACATTGTTGACTAAACTCTTGATTAAGTTATTTAAATCCCCAAATGTCTTTTCAACTGCTGCAAATACATCTCTTTCCGTAGAGGCCTTGTCCCCAATGGTGTCAATAGCATTGTGATAAATATAGATTAGCTTCTTTCCATCAAAAATTTCCTTGTATTCTGCTCTATTCATATCTTTAATATGGTTATATTGTATAGCTACTGCATCTGCTGAATAGTTTAAAAGTATTTTTTGCCTGTTTTCTGTTCCTGATGAATTTAAGCCATCTACTATTACCTCGGATTTATCATTAATCTCTATTTTCTTATGTGGAAGTAGTGTTGCCATTCCTAGCTTTGTATAAGAAGGTATGACTCCCTGCATAAATGAAAGCTCAGCCTTACCTCGTCTATCTCTATTTAGTATATCGCTAAATTCCACAGCGGCTTCATATCTGAATGCATCTGATATGATTACAAATACTCTTTCCTCATTTCTTATATATGGTGAAACATATTGAGAATAAAAATCCTGCTGCTTTGTAAGTCCACTAATTCTTATATCACTAATGAGTTCATTTTCAATAGTTTGAGACCATTTCATAGACAGTTCTTCTAAATACCAATTTGTATATGTATTTTCAATTACGTGAACAAGCTCGGAAAATCTGTCTTTATTATCTATGTTGTCATAGGCTAAATAGAATTTCCTATAAAAATAGTCGAAAAGATAATAGGTTTTAGTATAGTTATCTACTAGTTCATATGCCGTTGAACCTTTAATAGATTTCTGTAATTCGTTTTCTAGCCTTAAAATTTCCATTCCGTAGTATAGTGTTTCATACTCGTTACTTAATTTATTGTACCAATGAGTAGTTTTTCTTCTGTTAATGATCTTTCTATAATTCTCATATTCTCCAGTATTTTCTACTAAATTTGTAATTAATCTACTTATTATTTCTTCATCAAAAGCTTTGAAGTTATCACATTTAATATAGTCTTCTATGTCCCATTTCTTGGTATATTCCTTTATATTTAGCTTTTTCTCCATATTATTAGCCATAGCATCATACATTTCATGGTCTACTGTATGGCTCATGAAATGATCAATAAATATAATGACATCGCTTTTCTTTGAGGAAATGAACTTCTCCCAAGTATTTGGTATCTTTGCTTCTAAACTATAGCTTAAGCTTGTTATTAAGAACATAAGCATTAGCTGTTCAAGGCTTCTTTCTTCTAGATGATATCCATATCTTTTCCCTACTAGGCTCCAGAATACATCTATATCTCCAAACTTATTAATGTCTTCTAAATATCTATCCTCACCCTTTATTTCTTCTATAAGCAAGGTTTTGACTACTAACTCAAAGTCTATAATTGGTAGTTTACAAAGAGAAGATAAAACTCCAATTTCAACCTTTTCCTCTGTATAGTTTTCAATATTATATGAGGCAAACTTTTTATATCTTTCCTTGTTGTTAAAGAATTTTATATGTTTCTTAAATACATTTCTTAGAGTTTCATCCTTTACCCCTAGATTTCTCATAATGACAGTTGCTTTGTCAGTTGAAAACTGTGTACTGTATTTTTCAATGTCTAATAGCCAATTTTCTCTTGGTAATGGCTTAGGTTTAGGTGAAAAAACTAGATAATTTGAAGTTGTGTCCTCTTTTTCGAGTATATACTTTATATAAAAGCTGTTTCTATCAGTTAAGTGCAAAACCTTAGCGTTTTCAAGTTTTAGCTCATTAATTTCCTCTGTGAATTCTCCATCTGAGTCATACCAGAATACTATATTTCTACGTTTTCCATCATATGGTTCTTTATTAAAATTTTCTTCTAATATCTTTTTTATTTCTGTTAAGTTCACTTCATCACCTACTTATTTATATTTCTTCTAGCTTTCTAAATCCTTCTTGTATTGTCCTATATTCTTCCCAGTTAATATCTTTTAGCATAGAATCAATAGGTGTAAAGGTTTTTTGAGGAAACATTGTTCCAAGAGTAACAGCTAACTCACCTTTTAGTTTTAGTCTTTCATTAAACAAATATTTTGCTAATCTAAAATTCGAAATAAATTCTTTACTTTTATTTACTATAAGGCTTTCTTCTTCTCCCATTTCAGTTATAGCCTCCAGTAAAAATGTCTCTAATGCTCCATGTTTGTTAAAAGGAATAATTATTGGTAGTATTTTCACATTAATTAAATCATTAAATTCATTAATATATTCCACTTCATTCCAGTTATTGTTTTCTAGCCTTACCACATCTAGGCACTCACTTAATTCCTGCAAGATACTATCGATATCTTCTGTATTATCTCTATCTCTTAATATCACAATCTTATCGAATGCCCTTTCTCTTTTCTCAAATCTAATATTCTTTAAAACTTCATTTATGGAATAACGAAGATTATCTTTTCCCCCAACACCCCAGATAACTAATAAATCGTCATTCAGGCTATACCACTTTACTTCTTCATTCTCTTGGTTTCTTACGGGAATAGTAATTTTACGTTTATCTTTTTTATTGCTAAACTCCCATCCTTTGGTTTTATTAAGGTAATAACTAATTAATATAGCGTCAGATTTGCCTTCACATAATAATATACTTTTCATCATCTCAACTCCATATTAAAATCTTCTCTTAGCTCATATGCCTTTAATCCGTCAATATTTCTGACCTTTGTTTTCTTTTCATCTAAACTATTTCTAATTGTTATTATCCTTATTAAATCTCTTAACACTTTCAGTCTATCTACATCATTTTGACTTTCTAATAAAGAATCAATTACCTCTATGCTATGTGTAGTCATAAAAACTTGAACTTTATGTCTTTTACATGCCTTTATAAACCATTTAAATATATCAACTAAAGCATCTATATGAATTGCAGTTTCAACTTCATCTATTAACAAAACTCCATTCTCTGCCTTTATAATAGATGAACCTAGCAGGAGTACTTTTTTTGTTCCCTCACCATAGGTAGACAATGGCATTAGTCCGAACTTTTTATGTTGTAAATAAGGTATGGTTTTTCCATTCTCCTCTAACATTTCCAGTCCTACAATATTCTTATCAAATATCTTAAGTAAATCTACTAGCTCCTTTTTCTTTCCTTTTTTGATAACTTCATTTGGGATATTATTCGTCAAATGTTCAATAGATGTAACATACTCCATAGAAACTGTCTGAAGCTTATTATCCAATACAAATTCTTTATCCTTTTGAGATATTGTTACATTCTCTACTATTTTTTTCTCACCATAATTAACTTTTATCTTACCTTCAAATCTTTCAATTTCTTTAGAATATGTTTCCTCTGTCAACATGTGAACCCTGTTCCCATTTATATCTAGATCAAACTCTTGTCCTTCTATATTTGCAGAGATATTTATACTATTAGAATCAGCATTCAACATATTTTTAAAAATTGTATAATATGAGCTCTTATTGTTCAATATTTCCCTCAATCCACCAACCCTAATGATATTGCCTAGTTCAGTAGGTCTTTCTATAATGGCTATAGCCTCTAATACAGATGTCTTACCAGCATTGTTTTCACCAACTATAACATTTACTACTCCTAGGTCTGATAATTCCAAATCCCTAATTCCTCTAAAATTTTTAATATGTAGTTCCTTAATATAACTCATTCAATCACCCCCGTACTATATCTTAGCTAATAAATCAGCTTTTAATGGTTTCTTTCCTTCCCCTTGTGAAACCTCAACCTCTTGGAATTTTCCATAGTTAACTTTTACTCCATCATCTAAGTCAATTTCTATTTTCTGATTTGCAACATGGGCTATTACTTGGTCGTAGGCTAGACACTCCCCAATTTGTTTATTTATAGTGTCCTTTTTCTTCATTGCAGCAGCTTTTTCTCTTGGTAATAGATTAGATTCTATAAGTATATCTAGTCTCCTTACCTCTGCTTCGTACATTTTCTGTAGCTTATGAAGATAATCTGTTCTAACCCTTGCTACTGTTGATGAATCATAGCGGTGCATGTATATAAGAGCTTTAAATCCGTTTTGTTTTCCACTATCAAATAGCCAGTAAATAGGTCGTTTTTGATAAGTTCTTACATGATCATTGTAGAAGTCTTTTAAGAAGTATCTTCTTATAGCCTGTCTTGAGGTCTCACCAGTTTTTTGTCCTAATGTTTCTGCTATATAGTCTATATTTTCCTCTAGTGTCTTT includes:
- the pglZ gene encoding BREX-1 system phosphatase PglZ type A, with product MNLTEIKKILEENFNKEPYDGKRRNIVFWYDSDGEFTEEINELKLENAKVLHLTDRNSFYIKYILEKEDTTSNYLVFSPKPKPLPRENWLLDIEKYSTQFSTDKATVIMRNLGVKDETLRNVFKKHIKFFNNKERYKKFASYNIENYTEEKVEIGVLSSLCKLPIIDFELVVKTLLIEEIKGEDRYLEDINKFGDIDVFWSLVGKRYGYHLEERSLEQLMLMFLITSLSYSLEAKIPNTWEKFISSKKSDVIIFIDHFMSHTVDHEMYDAMANNMEKKLNIKEYTKKWDIEDYIKCDNFKAFDEEIISRLITNLVENTGEYENYRKIINRRKTTHWYNKLSNEYETLYYGMEILRLENELQKSIKGSTAYELVDNYTKTYYLFDYFYRKFYLAYDNIDNKDRFSELVHVIENTYTNWYLEELSMKWSQTIENELISDIRISGLTKQQDFYSQYVSPYIRNEERVFVIISDAFRYEAAVEFSDILNRDRRGKAELSFMQGVIPSYTKLGMATLLPHKKIEINDKSEVIVDGLNSSGTENRQKILLNYSADAVAIQYNHIKDMNRAEYKEIFDGKKLIYIYHNAIDTIGDKASTERDVFAAVEKTFGDLNNLIKSLVNNVSATNIFITADHGFIYRRSSLQEYNKIGKADVKAIDEGRRFILSEDKIEEQGLLTIPMNYLLGEERKINAIIPKGVTRFKVQGAGDNYVHGGGALQEIIIPVIKFKNIRKDEFKSSKVEVKLTNISRKITNRITYLEFFQTEKVEEKKTPIRLKLYFVDEEDNRISNENIIIADSRSSKPEERSFREKFTLKDQAYDKGKKYYLVMEDEDETVEKVYDKVPFMIDLAIVNDFGF
- a CDS encoding DUF3226 domain-containing protein — encoded protein: MKSILLCEGKSDAILISYYLNKTKGWEFSNKKDKRKITIPVRNQENEEVKWYSLNDDLLVIWGVGGKDNLRYSINEVLKNIRFEKRERAFDKIVILRDRDNTEDIDSILQELSECLDVVRLENNNWNEVEYINEFNDLINVKILPIIIPFNKHGALETFLLEAITEMGEEESLIVNKSKEFISNFRLAKYLFNERLKLKGELAVTLGTMFPQKTFTPIDSMLKDINWEEYRTIQEGFRKLEEI
- a CDS encoding AAA family ATPase; this translates as MSYIKELHIKNFRGIRDLELSDLGVVNVIVGENNAGKTSVLEAIAIIERPTELGNIIRVGGLREILNNKSSYYTIFKNMLNADSNSINISANIEGQEFDLDINGNRVHMLTEETYSKEIERFEGKIKVNYGEKKIVENVTISQKDKEFVLDNKLQTVSMEYVTSIEHLTNNIPNEVIKKGKKKELVDLLKIFDKNIVGLEMLEENGKTIPYLQHKKFGLMPLSTYGEGTKKVLLLGSSIIKAENGVLLIDEVETAIHIDALVDIFKWFIKACKRHKVQVFMTTHSIEVIDSLLESQNDVDRLKVLRDLIRIITIRNSLDEKKTKVRNIDGLKAYELREDFNMELR